In Streptomyces sp. NBC_01426, one genomic interval encodes:
- a CDS encoding WhiB family transcriptional regulator, whose translation MVTTAHRTPPASVQAVGSATLLPCQRRPDIFGQPLLTNPPANVTGPPLQTRRRQALIHAARQLCSSCPLWAECMRNSVARSDPGGYAGATTPQDRRWIRRKIGIGDAQGRLGPLPDGGGRPVEVAVVLDAFDALREYWASRPALASAGSSATGTRAGPGSDTRTDEAHRVAASGLPHVGQQRVTRVNTHEVSMAAPAGERITFSLDDPARAIQRAVLGPLVVSMLPTLDVTEQVAAMLARVPTAGLRPQLLDALRETRRCLDAWHTASGDEVAYRPAGSGLTGSVSVELATRDPLSALRQDIFEPLLHRLAESIRRIEVLTAALSAAPDGDTADGNTPRVPGVAAVHTALCELGAHIEQYAADAPLPQVPARPQGGTRRDTPLRSVPNHASGSVSPPAPSSAPSLRQAVEQAVTSLPGPFTGRDVLLALPPGSYQDPAKSVSNALSAMAKSGRLLRVSRGMYAVAAPSSGTFAVTS comes from the coding sequence ATGGTCACGACAGCTCACAGAACGCCGCCTGCATCCGTCCAGGCGGTCGGCTCCGCCACCCTTCTGCCATGCCAGCGACGGCCGGACATCTTCGGTCAGCCGCTGCTCACGAACCCGCCCGCCAACGTGACGGGCCCTCCGCTCCAGACGCGGAGGCGCCAGGCCCTCATCCACGCGGCCCGGCAGCTCTGCTCCTCTTGCCCCCTCTGGGCGGAATGCATGCGCAACTCCGTCGCCCGGTCGGACCCCGGCGGCTACGCGGGTGCCACCACCCCGCAGGATCGGCGCTGGATCCGCCGCAAGATCGGAATCGGTGACGCGCAGGGGCGGCTGGGTCCCCTGCCGGACGGCGGAGGCCGCCCCGTGGAGGTCGCCGTCGTCCTCGACGCGTTCGACGCGCTCCGGGAGTACTGGGCGAGCCGGCCCGCTCTGGCGTCGGCCGGATCCTCGGCAACGGGTACGCGTGCGGGCCCAGGGTCCGACACACGGACGGACGAGGCACACCGCGTCGCGGCAAGTGGACTGCCGCACGTCGGTCAACAGCGAGTCACCCGAGTCAACACACACGAGGTATCGATGGCGGCCCCGGCAGGCGAACGTATCACTTTCTCGCTCGACGACCCGGCGCGCGCCATACAGAGGGCCGTGCTCGGCCCGCTCGTGGTCTCCATGCTGCCCACGCTCGACGTCACCGAGCAGGTCGCGGCGATGCTTGCCCGTGTGCCCACCGCGGGGCTCAGGCCCCAACTCCTCGATGCCCTGCGGGAGACGCGCCGGTGCCTCGACGCATGGCATACGGCGTCGGGGGACGAAGTCGCGTACCGCCCGGCCGGCAGCGGACTCACCGGATCGGTGAGTGTCGAGCTCGCGACCCGCGACCCGCTGAGCGCGCTGCGGCAGGACATATTCGAGCCCCTGCTGCACCGGCTTGCTGAATCGATTCGTCGCATCGAGGTGCTCACAGCGGCGTTGAGTGCCGCCCCGGACGGCGACACCGCGGACGGCAACACCCCGCGCGTGCCGGGAGTGGCCGCCGTGCACACCGCGCTGTGTGAACTCGGCGCCCACATCGAGCAGTACGCCGCCGACGCCCCACTGCCCCAGGTCCCGGCCCGGCCCCAGGGCGGCACACGGCGCGACACGCCACTGCGGTCCGTACCGAACCATGCTTCAGGGAGCGTGTCACCGCCCGCCCCGAGCAGCGCGCCGAGTCTGCGGCAGGCCGTGGAGCAGGCGGTGACGTCCCTCCCGGGACCCTTCACCGGCCGGGACGTCCTGCTCGCGCTGCCCCCGGGGTCCTACCAGGACCCTGCGAAGTCGGTCAGCAACGCCCTGTCCGCCATGGCCAAGTCCGGGCGCCTCCTGCGCGTGTCCCGCGGCATGTACGCCGTGGCCGCTCCGTCCTCCGGCACATTCGCCGTGACCTCCTGA
- a CDS encoding class I SAM-dependent RNA methyltransferase, protein MTEQIEKQSLVGEEYEVEVGPVAHGGHCIARTAEGRVLFVRHTLPGEKVVAKVTEGDVDSRFLRADAITVLDPSKDRVEAPCPYAGPGKCGGCDWQHAKPGAQRRLKGEVVAEQLKRLAGLTPEEAGWDGTVMPAEGDKLPAGQVPQWRTRVQFAIDDDGRVGLRKHRSHDIEPIDHCMIAAPGVSELGIEQQDWPQMESVEAIAASGSSDRQVVLTPRPGGRLPLVELDKPVSVLRVEEKDGGVHRVHGRPFVRERADGRTYRVGMGGFWQVHPQAADTLIKAVMQGLMPRKGEMALDLYCGVGIFAGALAERLGETGAVLGVESTKRAVEDARHNLTDFPRVRIEQGKVEQILPKTGITECDLVVLDPPRAGAGKQTVRHIAGLSARRIAYVACDPAALARDLGYFKENGYKVRTLRVFDLFPMTHHVECVAILEPVRDDA, encoded by the coding sequence ATGACCGAGCAGATCGAGAAGCAGTCACTGGTCGGGGAGGAGTACGAGGTCGAGGTCGGCCCCGTCGCGCACGGAGGCCACTGCATCGCCCGCACCGCCGAGGGTCGGGTCCTGTTCGTCCGCCACACCCTGCCCGGCGAGAAGGTCGTCGCCAAGGTCACCGAAGGCGACGTCGACTCCCGCTTCCTGCGCGCCGACGCCATCACCGTCCTGGACCCCTCCAAGGACCGCGTCGAGGCCCCCTGCCCGTACGCCGGCCCCGGCAAGTGCGGCGGCTGCGACTGGCAGCACGCCAAGCCGGGCGCCCAGCGCCGGCTCAAGGGCGAGGTCGTCGCCGAACAGCTCAAGCGCCTCGCCGGCCTCACCCCGGAAGAAGCCGGTTGGGACGGCACGGTCATGCCCGCCGAAGGCGACAAGCTGCCGGCCGGCCAGGTACCGCAGTGGCGCACCCGGGTCCAGTTCGCGATCGACGACGACGGCCGGGTGGGCCTGCGCAAGCACCGCTCGCACGACATCGAGCCGATCGACCACTGCATGATCGCCGCCCCCGGCGTCAGCGAACTCGGCATCGAACAGCAGGACTGGCCCCAGATGGAGTCGGTGGAGGCCATCGCCGCCTCCGGTTCGAGCGACCGCCAGGTCGTCCTCACCCCCCGCCCCGGCGGCCGACTCCCGCTGGTCGAACTCGACAAGCCCGTCTCGGTCCTGCGCGTCGAGGAGAAGGACGGCGGAGTCCACCGCGTCCACGGCCGCCCCTTCGTCCGCGAGCGCGCCGACGGCCGCACCTACCGCGTCGGCATGGGCGGCTTCTGGCAGGTCCACCCCCAGGCCGCCGACACCCTCATCAAGGCCGTCATGCAGGGCCTGATGCCGCGCAAGGGCGAGATGGCCCTCGACCTCTACTGCGGCGTCGGCATCTTCGCCGGTGCGCTCGCCGAACGCCTCGGCGAGACCGGCGCGGTCCTCGGCGTCGAGTCCACGAAGCGCGCGGTCGAGGACGCCCGCCACAACCTCACCGACTTCCCGCGGGTCCGGATCGAGCAGGGCAAGGTCGAGCAGATCCTCCCGAAGACCGGCATCACCGAGTGCGACCTGGTCGTCCTCGACCCGCCCCGCGCCGGCGCCGGCAAGCAGACGGTCCGCCACATTGCCGGCCTCTCCGCGCGCCGCATCGCGTACGTCGCCTGCGACCCGGCGGCCCTGGCGCGCGACCTGGGCTACTTCAAGGAGAACGGCTACAAGGTCCGCACGCTGCGCGTCTTCGACCTCTTCCCGATGACGCACCACGTGGAGTGCGTGGCGATCCTGGAGCCGGTGCGCGACGACGCGTGA
- a CDS encoding APC family permease, whose product MSKLTDVPKRILIGRALRSDRLGETLLPKRIALPVFASDPLSSVAYAPGEVLLVLSIAGVSAYHFSPWIAVAVVVLMFTVVASYRQNVHAYPSGGGDYEVANTNLGPRAGLTVASALLVDYVLTVAVSISSGVENLGSAVDFVIEHKVLSAMIMIILLTLMNLRGVKESGKLFAIPTYVFVGAVFVLIAYGAFKGLVLGEDMKAPTADLEIKPEQQGLAGFALVFLLLRAFSSGCAALTGVEAISNGVPAFRKPKSKNAATTLALMGGLAVTMFCGIIGLAMATDVKMAENPPVDLLDNGVPVGADYVQHPVISQVGEAVFGSGSFLFIILAIATALVLFLAANTAYNGFPLLGSILAQDRYLPRQLHTRGDRLAFSNGIVLLAGAAMLLVWLYDADSTKLIQLYIVGVFVSFTLSQIGMVRHWNRHLRSERDQAARRRMHRSRAINTFGAFFTGMVLVVVLATKFTHGAWVALLGMVIFYGTMTAIRKHYDRVSTEIAAAEGPSDDSVRPSRVHSIVLVSKVHKPTLRALAFAKLTRSDTLEALSISVDPAETKALKADWEQRGINVPLKILDSPYREITRPVVEYVKGLRSENPRDAVSVYIPEYVVGRWYEHLLHNQSALRLKGRLLFTPGVMVTSVPYQLESSELAKRRAKKRQDWNAPGAVRRGPVDTPRSRPKDSAK is encoded by the coding sequence GTGTCCAAACTGACCGACGTGCCCAAACGGATCCTGATCGGCCGGGCGCTACGCAGCGACCGCCTCGGAGAAACGCTCCTCCCCAAGCGGATCGCCCTTCCCGTCTTCGCGTCCGACCCGCTCTCGTCCGTGGCCTACGCCCCGGGCGAGGTTCTGCTGGTCCTCTCGATCGCGGGTGTGTCGGCGTACCACTTCAGCCCCTGGATCGCGGTCGCGGTCGTGGTGCTCATGTTCACCGTCGTCGCCTCCTACCGACAGAACGTCCACGCCTACCCGAGCGGCGGCGGCGACTACGAGGTCGCCAACACCAACCTCGGACCCAGAGCCGGCCTCACCGTGGCGAGCGCCCTGCTCGTCGACTACGTCCTCACGGTCGCCGTCTCCATCTCCTCCGGTGTGGAGAACCTGGGATCCGCCGTCGATTTCGTCATCGAGCACAAGGTGCTCTCGGCGATGATCATGATCATCCTCCTCACGCTGATGAATCTGCGCGGAGTCAAGGAATCCGGGAAACTCTTCGCGATCCCGACCTACGTGTTCGTCGGAGCCGTCTTCGTCCTCATCGCCTACGGCGCCTTCAAGGGCCTCGTACTCGGCGAAGACATGAAGGCCCCCACCGCGGATCTGGAGATCAAACCCGAACAGCAGGGGCTCGCCGGATTCGCCCTCGTCTTCCTGCTGCTGCGCGCCTTCTCCTCGGGCTGTGCCGCCCTCACCGGCGTCGAGGCCATCAGCAACGGCGTCCCCGCCTTCCGCAAGCCCAAGAGCAAGAACGCCGCCACCACCCTCGCCCTCATGGGCGGCCTCGCGGTCACCATGTTCTGCGGGATCATCGGCCTGGCCATGGCCACCGACGTGAAGATGGCGGAGAACCCCCCGGTCGACCTGCTGGACAACGGCGTCCCCGTCGGCGCCGACTACGTCCAGCACCCCGTGATCTCCCAGGTGGGCGAAGCCGTCTTCGGCAGCGGCAGCTTCCTCTTCATCATCCTGGCGATCGCCACCGCGCTCGTCCTCTTCCTGGCCGCCAACACCGCCTACAACGGCTTCCCGCTGCTCGGCTCGATCCTCGCCCAGGACCGCTACCTGCCGCGCCAGCTGCACACCCGCGGCGACCGGCTCGCCTTCTCCAACGGCATCGTGCTCCTCGCGGGCGCCGCCATGCTGCTCGTGTGGCTGTACGACGCCGACTCGACGAAGCTGATCCAGCTCTACATCGTCGGCGTCTTCGTCTCCTTCACGCTCAGCCAGATCGGCATGGTCCGGCACTGGAACCGCCACCTGCGCTCCGAGCGCGACCAGGCCGCCCGCCGCCGCATGCACCGCTCGCGGGCGATCAACACCTTCGGCGCCTTCTTCACCGGCATGGTGCTCGTCGTCGTCCTCGCCACCAAGTTCACGCACGGCGCCTGGGTCGCCCTGCTGGGCATGGTCATCTTCTACGGAACGATGACCGCGATCCGCAAGCACTACGACCGCGTCTCCACCGAGATCGCCGCCGCCGAAGGCCCCAGCGACGACAGCGTGCGCCCCTCCCGGGTCCACTCGATCGTCCTGGTCTCCAAGGTCCACAAGCCCACGCTGCGGGCCCTGGCCTTCGCGAAGCTGACCCGCTCGGACACCCTGGAAGCGCTCAGCATCAGCGTCGACCCGGCCGAGACCAAGGCACTGAAGGCCGACTGGGAACAGCGCGGGATCAACGTCCCGCTCAAGATCCTCGACTCGCCCTACCGCGAGATCACCCGGCCGGTCGTCGAGTACGTCAAGGGACTGCGCAGCGAGAACCCGCGCGACGCCGTCAGCGTCTACATCCCCGAGTACGTGGTCGGCCGCTGGTACGAACACCTCCTGCACAACCAGAGCGCGCTGCGCCTCAAGGGCCGACTGCTCTTCACCCCCGGCGTCATGGTCACCTCCGTGCCGTACCAGCTGGAGTCCTCGGAGCTCGCCAAGCGGCGGGCGAAGAAGCGCCAGGACTGGAACGCGCCGGGCGCGGTGCGCCGCGGACCGGTGGACACCCCGCGGTCGCGGCCGAAGGACTCGGCGAAGTAG
- a CDS encoding potassium channel family protein has product MHIVIMGCGRVGSALAQTLEQQGHTVAVVDQDPTAFRRLGASFGGRRVTGVGFDQDTLREAGIEEAGAFAAVSSGDNSNIIAARVAREMFGVENVAARIYDPKRAEVYQRLGIPTVATVRWTADQMLRRLLPSGSEPLWRDPSGGVQLAEVHTSEAWIGHKVSKLQEETGVRVAFLTRLGEATLPTSATVLQEGDLVHVMMRTDEIDKVEAAFAEGPEEAHA; this is encoded by the coding sequence GTGCACATCGTCATCATGGGTTGCGGAAGAGTGGGCTCCGCCCTCGCGCAGACCCTGGAACAGCAGGGGCACACGGTCGCGGTCGTCGACCAGGACCCCACCGCATTCCGTCGACTGGGGGCATCGTTCGGCGGCCGCCGCGTCACGGGGGTCGGCTTCGACCAGGACACCCTGCGGGAGGCCGGCATCGAGGAGGCGGGTGCCTTCGCCGCCGTCAGCAGTGGTGACAATTCCAACATCATCGCGGCTCGGGTGGCCCGTGAGATGTTCGGCGTCGAGAACGTCGCCGCCCGCATCTACGACCCCAAGCGCGCCGAGGTCTACCAGCGCCTCGGCATCCCCACCGTCGCCACCGTGCGATGGACCGCCGACCAGATGCTCCGCCGGCTGCTGCCCTCGGGCTCGGAACCGCTGTGGCGCGATCCGAGCGGCGGTGTCCAGCTCGCCGAGGTGCACACCTCCGAGGCGTGGATCGGCCACAAGGTCAGCAAGCTGCAGGAGGAGACCGGCGTACGTGTCGCGTTCCTCACCCGTCTGGGTGAAGCCACGCTGCCGACATCGGCGACCGTCCTCCAGGAGGGCGACCTCGTCCACGTGATGATGCGTACGGACGAGATCGACAAAGTCGAGGCGGCCTTCGCCGAGGGGCCTGAGGAGGCACACGCATGA
- a CDS encoding potassium channel family protein, which yields MRVAIAGAGAVGRSIAGELLENGHEVLLVDKAPTAISVERVPQAEWLLADACEITSLDEAALQRCNVVIAATGDDKVNLVVSLLAKTEYGVPRVVARVNNPKNEWLFNESWGVDVAVSTPRLMSALVEEAVSVGDLVRLLRFSHGDANLVELTLPPDSSVAGTQISEISWPEDTSLVTIIRGNRVLTPHGEETLEPGDELLFVAAQAREEQLEDLLQARHDRA from the coding sequence ATGAGGGTCGCGATCGCCGGAGCCGGCGCGGTCGGCCGCTCCATCGCGGGTGAGCTGCTGGAGAACGGCCACGAGGTGCTGCTGGTCGACAAGGCGCCCACCGCCATCTCCGTGGAGCGGGTGCCGCAGGCGGAGTGGCTGCTGGCCGACGCCTGTGAGATCACCTCGCTGGACGAGGCCGCGTTGCAGCGCTGCAACGTCGTCATCGCCGCCACGGGTGACGACAAGGTCAATCTGGTCGTCTCGCTCCTGGCCAAGACCGAGTACGGGGTTCCCCGGGTCGTGGCGCGGGTGAACAACCCGAAGAACGAGTGGCTCTTCAACGAGTCCTGGGGCGTCGACGTCGCGGTATCCACCCCGCGCCTGATGTCGGCCCTGGTCGAGGAGGCCGTCAGCGTCGGCGACCTCGTGCGGCTGCTGCGCTTCAGCCACGGTGACGCCAACCTGGTCGAGCTGACCCTGCCCCCGGACTCCTCGGTCGCGGGCACCCAGATCAGCGAGATCAGCTGGCCCGAGGACACCTCGCTGGTCACGATCATCCGCGGCAACCGGGTCCTGACCCCGCACGGCGAGGAGACCCTGGAGCCCGGCGACGAGCTCCTCTTCGTGGCCGCCCAGGCCCGCGAGGAGCAGCTGGAGGACCTCCTCCAGGCCCGCCACGACAGGGCCTAG
- a CDS encoding DUF3159 domain-containing protein translates to MTSLDKPTTPADPPEPAADQKAVTQAALFDAFGGIRGTVETMLPGLLFVMIYTINKDVKSSAIAAGAVAVLLVIVRLLRKDTVKHAFSGVFGVGVGVAFALFTGSAKGFYLPGMIYGVGLGFAFTLSALVGFPLLGVILGPVFKENLSWRTRNPGRKKAYTKASLAWGLIFLAKYAILFPLYWWGDATQLGWVLIALKLPPMVLAVYFTWVFLAKAPPPIDVIAEWEAEEAAEKEAKAAAKAAKAANSSTEGRHRAP, encoded by the coding sequence GTGACGTCACTCGACAAACCGACCACGCCGGCGGATCCGCCGGAGCCCGCGGCGGACCAGAAGGCGGTGACGCAGGCGGCGCTCTTCGACGCCTTCGGCGGCATCCGCGGCACCGTGGAGACGATGCTCCCCGGCCTGCTCTTCGTGATGATCTACACGATCAACAAGGACGTGAAGAGCTCCGCCATCGCCGCGGGGGCCGTCGCGGTCCTGCTCGTGATCGTGCGCCTGCTGCGCAAGGACACCGTGAAGCACGCCTTCAGCGGGGTCTTCGGCGTGGGCGTGGGCGTGGCCTTCGCCCTCTTCACGGGCAGCGCGAAGGGCTTCTACCTGCCCGGCATGATCTACGGCGTCGGCCTGGGCTTCGCGTTCACGCTCTCGGCACTGGTCGGCTTCCCGCTGCTCGGCGTGATCCTCGGACCGGTCTTCAAGGAGAACCTGTCCTGGCGGACCCGCAACCCGGGCCGCAAGAAGGCGTACACCAAGGCCAGCCTGGCGTGGGGGCTCATCTTCCTCGCCAAGTACGCGATCCTCTTCCCGCTGTACTGGTGGGGGGACGCGACGCAGCTGGGGTGGGTGCTCATCGCGCTCAAGCTGCCGCCGATGGTGCTCGCCGTGTACTTCACGTGGGTGTTCCTCGCGAAGGCGCCGCCGCCGATCGACGTGATCGCGGAGTGGGAGGCCGAGGAGGCCGCCGAGAAGGAGGCCAAGGCGGCCGCCAAGGCGGCCAAGGCCGCCAACTCCTCGACCGAAGGACGCCACCGGGCGCCGTAG
- a CDS encoding OB-fold nucleic acid binding domain-containing protein: MSAEPRPEKPAKPARPAGRFRRMIERLSTSQEELHSAELQEDAEAAGCTRICDCDDRQIVKVTGTLRTVTLRPRAGVPALEAELFDGSAPLDVVWLGRRSIVGIEPGRRMIASGRISMSHGRRVLFNPKYELRPLGQEQ, from the coding sequence ATGAGTGCTGAACCGCGTCCCGAGAAGCCCGCGAAACCGGCCAGGCCGGCGGGCCGGTTCCGCCGGATGATAGAGCGGCTTTCCACCTCGCAGGAAGAGCTGCATTCGGCGGAGCTGCAGGAGGACGCAGAAGCCGCCGGCTGCACGCGGATCTGCGACTGCGACGACCGCCAGATAGTCAAGGTGACCGGAACGCTGCGTACCGTGACCCTGCGGCCGCGCGCCGGGGTTCCCGCCCTGGAGGCGGAGCTGTTCGACGGCTCGGCCCCACTGGACGTGGTGTGGCTCGGACGTCGCTCGATCGTGGGAATCGAGCCGGGACGGCGCATGATCGCCTCCGGCCGTATTTCGATGAGCCATGGGCGTCGGGTCCTCTTCAACCCGAAGTACGAACTCCGACCGCTCGGACAGGAGCAGTAA
- a CDS encoding response regulator: MTRVLVVDDEPQIVRALVINLKARKYEVDAAADGASALELAAARHPDVVVLDLGLPDMDGVEVIRGLRGWTRVPILVLSARHSSDEKVEALDAGADDYVTKPFGMDELLARLRAAVRRAEPAAGAGEDEVIVETDGFTVDLAAKKAVRAGRDVRLTPTEWHLLEVLVRNSGKLVSQKQLLQEVWGPSYGTETNYLRVYMAQLRRKLEADPSHPRHFITEPGMGYRFER; this comes from the coding sequence ATGACCCGGGTGCTCGTGGTGGACGACGAACCCCAGATCGTCCGAGCCCTCGTGATCAACCTGAAGGCGCGCAAGTACGAGGTCGACGCCGCCGCCGACGGGGCGAGCGCCCTGGAACTCGCGGCCGCCCGCCACCCCGACGTGGTCGTCCTCGACCTCGGCCTGCCCGACATGGACGGCGTCGAGGTGATCAGGGGCCTGCGCGGATGGACCCGGGTGCCGATCCTGGTCCTGTCCGCCCGGCACAGCTCCGACGAGAAGGTCGAGGCACTGGACGCCGGCGCCGACGACTACGTCACCAAGCCCTTCGGCATGGACGAGCTGCTGGCCCGGCTGCGCGCGGCCGTCCGCCGGGCCGAGCCGGCCGCGGGCGCCGGCGAGGACGAGGTGATCGTCGAGACCGACGGCTTCACCGTGGACCTGGCCGCGAAGAAGGCGGTGCGCGCGGGGCGCGACGTACGCCTCACCCCCACGGAATGGCACCTGCTGGAGGTGCTCGTCCGCAACAGCGGCAAGCTCGTCAGCCAGAAGCAGCTGCTCCAGGAGGTCTGGGGGCCCTCCTACGGCACGGAGACCAACTACCTGCGGGTCTACATGGCGCAACTGCGGCGCAAGCTGGAGGCGGACCCCTCCCACCCCCGGCACTTCATCACCGAACCGGGCATGGGATACCGCTTCGAGAGGTAG
- a CDS encoding sensor histidine kinase KdpD, producing the protein MGRGKLRIYLGAAPGVGKTYAMLSEGHRRVERGGDCVVGLVEHHGRPRTEVMLHGLEQVPRSELTYRGAGFTEMNVDALLARGPAVALVDELAHTNVPGSRNAKRWQDVEELLRAGIDVVSTVNIQHLESLGDVVESITGVRQRETVPDEVVRRADQIELVDMSPQALRRRMAHGNIYKSDKVDAALSNYFRPGNLTALRELALLWVADRADEYLQQYRGEHDIRSTWQARERIVVGLTGGPEGRTLIRRASRMAAKGSGSEILAVYIARSDGLTAASPKELAVQRTLVEDLGGTFHHVIGDNIPDALLAFARGVNATQIVLGSSRRKTWQYVFGPGVGVTVARESGPDLDVHIVTHEEVAKGRGLPVVRTAARLGRPRIVAGWVVGVLCPALLALVLANIDGDPGLANEMLLFLALTVAAALLGGLVPALASAAFGSLLLNYFFAPPVHRFTVSDPKNIVAISVFFGVAVAVASVVDVAARRTQQAARLRAESEILSFLAGSVLRGETTLDALLERVRETFAMESVALLERESDVEPWSPAGSVGPRPAARPEDADVDMPIGDHMALALSGRVLPAEDRRVLGAFAAQAAVVLDRQRLVGQAEEARRMAEGNRIRTALLAAVSHDLRTPLASIKASVSSLRSDDVEWSEEDRAELLEGIEDGADRLDHLVGNLLDMSRLQTGTVTPLIREIDLDEVVPMALGGVPEDSVVLDIPETLPMVAVDPGLLERSVANVVENAVKYSPAGERVLVAASFLGDRVEVRVVDRGPGVPDEAKDRIFAPFQRYGDSPRGAGVGLGLAVARGFAEAMDGTLDVEDTPGGGLTMVLTLRAVPGERTPSRVTVDGEERTGPVGTGPPAPAPSLAPPSPPHSFDRPVDPSVRQKAGPQ; encoded by the coding sequence ATGGGACGCGGCAAGCTACGGATATACCTCGGCGCGGCACCCGGTGTGGGCAAGACGTACGCCATGCTCTCCGAGGGCCACCGTCGGGTGGAGCGCGGCGGCGACTGCGTCGTCGGCCTCGTCGAGCACCACGGCCGGCCGCGCACCGAGGTCATGCTGCACGGACTGGAACAGGTGCCGCGCAGCGAGTTGACCTACCGGGGCGCAGGGTTCACGGAGATGAACGTGGACGCGCTGCTGGCCCGCGGACCCGCCGTGGCACTGGTGGACGAACTCGCGCACACCAACGTGCCGGGCTCCCGCAACGCCAAGCGCTGGCAGGACGTGGAGGAACTGCTCCGCGCGGGCATCGACGTCGTGTCCACCGTGAACATCCAGCACCTGGAATCCCTCGGGGACGTGGTCGAGTCGATCACCGGGGTGCGGCAGCGGGAGACCGTACCCGACGAGGTGGTCCGGCGGGCCGACCAGATCGAGCTGGTCGACATGTCCCCGCAGGCCCTGCGCCGCCGCATGGCGCACGGCAACATATACAAATCCGACAAGGTCGACGCGGCCCTGTCGAACTACTTCCGCCCCGGCAACCTCACCGCCCTGCGCGAACTCGCGCTGCTGTGGGTGGCCGACCGGGCCGACGAGTACCTCCAGCAGTACCGGGGCGAGCACGACATCCGCTCCACCTGGCAGGCCCGCGAACGGATCGTCGTCGGTCTCACCGGCGGGCCGGAGGGCCGCACCCTGATCCGGCGCGCCTCCCGGATGGCGGCCAAGGGCTCGGGCAGCGAGATCCTGGCCGTCTACATCGCGCGCAGCGACGGGCTGACCGCGGCCTCGCCGAAGGAGCTCGCGGTCCAGCGGACCCTGGTGGAAGACCTCGGAGGAACGTTCCACCACGTCATCGGCGACAACATCCCCGACGCCCTGCTCGCCTTCGCCCGCGGGGTCAACGCCACCCAGATCGTCCTCGGCTCCAGCCGCCGCAAGACCTGGCAGTACGTCTTCGGGCCGGGCGTGGGCGTCACCGTGGCCCGGGAATCCGGGCCCGACCTCGACGTCCACATCGTCACGCACGAGGAGGTCGCCAAGGGGCGCGGACTGCCCGTGGTCCGCACCGCCGCCCGACTCGGGCGACCCCGGATCGTGGCCGGCTGGGTCGTCGGCGTGCTCTGCCCCGCCCTCCTCGCCCTCGTCCTCGCCAACATCGACGGCGACCCCGGCCTCGCCAACGAGATGCTGCTGTTCCTGGCGCTGACCGTGGCCGCCGCGCTGCTGGGCGGACTCGTGCCCGCGCTGGCGTCGGCGGCCTTCGGCTCGCTGCTGCTGAACTACTTCTTCGCGCCGCCCGTGCACCGGTTCACGGTCTCCGACCCCAAGAACATCGTCGCCATCTCGGTCTTCTTCGGGGTGGCCGTCGCCGTCGCCTCCGTCGTGGACGTCGCCGCCCGACGGACCCAACAGGCGGCCCGGCTGCGCGCCGAGTCCGAGATCCTCTCCTTCCTCGCGGGCAGCGTCCTGCGCGGCGAGACCACCCTGGACGCGCTGCTGGAAAGGGTGCGCGAGACCTTCGCCATGGAATCGGTGGCCCTGCTGGAGCGGGAGAGCGACGTCGAGCCCTGGTCCCCGGCCGGCAGCGTGGGCCCGCGTCCCGCGGCCCGGCCCGAGGACGCCGACGTGGACATGCCGATCGGGGACCACATGGCGCTGGCCCTGTCGGGGCGCGTACTGCCCGCCGAGGACCGCCGGGTGCTCGGCGCCTTCGCCGCCCAGGCCGCCGTGGTCCTGGACCGGCAGCGCCTGGTCGGACAGGCCGAGGAGGCCCGCCGGATGGCTGAGGGCAACCGCATCCGGACCGCGCTGCTGGCCGCCGTCAGCCACGACCTGCGCACACCCCTGGCCTCCATCAAGGCATCGGTCAGCTCGCTGCGCTCCGACGACGTCGAATGGTCCGAAGAGGACCGGGCCGAACTCCTCGAAGGCATCGAGGACGGCGCCGACCGGCTCGACCACCTCGTGGGCAACCTGCTCGACATGTCCCGCCTCCAGACCGGCACGGTCACCCCCCTGATCCGCGAGATCGACCTCGACGAGGTGGTCCCGATGGCGCTGGGCGGCGTACCGGAGGACAGCGTGGTGCTGGACATCCCGGAGACCCTGCCGATGGTCGCCGTGGACCCCGGGCTGCTGGAGCGGTCCGTCGCCAACGTGGTGGAGAACGCCGTGAAGTACAGCCCGGCGGGGGAGCGGGTGCTGGTCGCGGCCAGCTTCCTCGGCGACCGGGTCGAGGTACGGGTCGTGGACCGCGGCCCCGGGGTGCCCGACGAGGCCAAGGACCGGATCTTCGCCCCCTTCCAGCGGTACGGGGACTCCCCCCGGGGCGCCGGGGTGGGCCTCGGCCTGGCCGTCGCCCGCGGTTTCGCGGAGGCCATGGACGGCACCCTCGACGTGGAGGACACCCCCGGCGGCGGGCTGACCATGGTGCTCACCCTGCGCGCGGTGCCCGGGGAACGCACCCCCTCGCGTGTCACGGTGGACGGCGAGGAAAGGACCGGCCCGGTCGGGACCGGCCCTCCCGCGCCCGCCCCGTCCCTCGCACCCCCCTCTCCCCCTCACTCGTTCGATCGACCGGTCGACCCCTCCGTACGACAGAAGGCAGGCCCTCAATGA